One Planctomycetota bacterium DNA window includes the following coding sequences:
- a CDS encoding HAD-IA family hydrolase gives MLEAIVFDFDGVIVDTEPLHYRAFLRVLEPRGIQFDYDAYLEKYIGFDDRDGLRAMFEDHDQTLDDAASLSLRRDKAHAFDTIVAEGVTPFPGVLELIRAAAAAMPIAICSGALRSDIDAILPALGEGEIPDLFRAMVTADDVARSKPDPESYALAARRLGIDPAKCLAIEDTPAGLESARGAGLRTLAVTHSYPADRLRAADRVVTSLDDVTLEKLRGWFD, from the coding sequence ATGCTCGAAGCGATTGTCTTTGATTTCGACGGCGTGATTGTCGACACCGAACCGCTGCACTACCGGGCGTTCCTGCGCGTCCTGGAACCGCGCGGGATTCAATTCGACTACGACGCCTATCTCGAAAAGTACATCGGCTTCGACGACCGCGACGGCCTGCGCGCCATGTTCGAGGATCATGACCAGACGCTCGACGACGCCGCGTCGCTTTCCCTCCGGCGCGACAAGGCGCACGCCTTCGACACGATCGTCGCCGAGGGCGTGACGCCCTTCCCCGGCGTGCTGGAACTGATCCGCGCCGCCGCCGCCGCCATGCCCATCGCCATCTGCAGCGGCGCCCTCCGTTCCGACATCGACGCCATTCTCCCGGCACTGGGCGAAGGCGAAATCCCGGACCTTTTCCGCGCGATGGTCACCGCCGATGACGTCGCCCGCTCCAAACCCGACCCCGAAAGCTACGCGCTGGCCGCCCGGCGACTGGGCATCGACCCGGCGAAGTGCCTGGCCATCGAAGACACCCCCGCCGGACTCGAATCCGCCCGCGGCGCCGGCCTCCGCACGCTCGCCGTCACCCACAGCTACCCCGCCGACCGCCTCCGCGCCGCCGACCGCGTCGTGACATCCCTCGATGACGTGACCCTCGAAAAACTCCGCGGGTGGTTTGATTGA
- the uvrB gene encoding excinuclease ABC subunit UvrB, whose amino-acid sequence MSYVIDQPFHLASDFKPAGDQPQAIGQLAEGVRRGDKAQTLLGVTGSGKTFTMANVIATVNKPALVISHNKTLAAQLYEEFKELFPNNAVSYFVSYYDYYQPEAYIPQRDIYIEKDAARNDDLDRLRLSATTSLVSRHDVIIVASVSCIFGLGSPEEYKRRVLRLDVGQTLDRQDLLRTLNDMQYNRNDTDFKRATYRVRGDVVEVHPAYEEYAYRIELFGDQIDALQLVNPLTGELLASESKLFIYPAVHYVMPEEQVAIAMDSIRTELDAQVMHLRSQGKLLEAQRLMARTKYDLEMMQEVGYCSGIENYSRHLDGRAPGSRPYTLLDYFPANDWLLFIDESHATIPQIRAMYNGDQNRKRILVDHGFRLPSAMDNRPLKFDEFERMTPQTIFVSATPGPYELEHSAGVIVEQVIRPTGLVDPPIQVRPAQGQVPDLIATAKTLTHKGQRVLVNTLTKRLAEDLSAYLTEQGMRCRYLHSEIETMDRVEILRDLRLGEYDVLVGVNLLREGLDLPEVALVAIMDADKTGFLRSPTSLIQQMGRAARNVDATVILYADQITEAMSKAMNECERRREKQLAYNAEHGITPQTIRKAIRQGLDMELRAHKTAREAIHADEPEYERTELIAMLEAEMLEAAEALQFEKAAALRDRIKHIQETPDQGPISKGDIEPAHPKAGTPGTRVIKKTKKNRAKKG is encoded by the coding sequence CTTCAAGCCCGCCGGCGATCAGCCCCAGGCGATCGGCCAGCTCGCCGAGGGCGTCCGCCGCGGCGACAAGGCGCAGACCCTGCTGGGCGTCACCGGATCGGGCAAGACGTTCACGATGGCCAACGTCATCGCGACCGTCAACAAGCCCGCCCTCGTCATCTCGCACAACAAGACGCTCGCCGCACAGCTCTACGAAGAGTTCAAGGAACTGTTCCCCAACAATGCGGTGTCGTACTTCGTGAGCTACTACGACTACTACCAGCCCGAAGCGTACATCCCGCAGCGCGACATTTACATCGAGAAAGACGCCGCGCGGAACGATGACCTCGATCGCCTGCGCCTTTCCGCAACCACCTCGCTGGTCTCGCGACATGATGTCATCATCGTCGCCTCCGTCTCGTGCATCTTCGGCCTGGGCTCGCCCGAAGAATACAAACGCCGCGTCCTGCGACTCGATGTCGGACAGACCCTCGACCGACAGGACCTGCTTCGCACGCTCAACGACATGCAGTACAACCGCAACGACACGGACTTCAAACGCGCCACCTATCGCGTGCGCGGCGACGTCGTCGAGGTACACCCCGCTTACGAAGAATACGCCTACCGCATCGAACTCTTCGGCGACCAGATCGACGCCCTCCAGCTTGTCAATCCGCTCACCGGCGAACTGCTCGCTTCCGAGAGCAAGCTGTTCATCTACCCGGCCGTGCACTATGTCATGCCCGAAGAGCAGGTCGCCATCGCGATGGACTCGATCCGCACCGAACTTGACGCGCAGGTGATGCACCTCCGCTCGCAGGGCAAGCTGCTTGAAGCGCAGCGGCTGATGGCGCGCACGAAATATGACCTGGAGATGATGCAGGAAGTGGGCTACTGCTCGGGCATCGAAAACTACTCGCGGCATCTGGACGGGCGCGCCCCCGGAAGCCGGCCCTACACGCTGCTCGACTACTTCCCGGCCAACGACTGGCTTCTGTTCATCGACGAATCGCACGCCACGATTCCGCAGATTCGCGCCATGTACAACGGCGATCAGAACCGCAAACGCATTCTCGTCGACCACGGATTCCGTTTGCCCTCGGCGATGGACAATCGCCCGCTGAAATTCGATGAATTTGAGCGGATGACGCCGCAGACAATCTTCGTGTCGGCGACGCCCGGGCCTTACGAGCTGGAGCATTCCGCCGGGGTGATCGTCGAGCAGGTCATCCGTCCGACCGGCCTCGTCGACCCGCCGATCCAAGTCCGCCCGGCGCAGGGGCAGGTCCCCGATCTGATCGCGACCGCCAAGACGCTTACGCACAAGGGCCAGCGCGTGCTCGTCAACACGCTCACCAAGCGCCTCGCCGAGGACCTGTCCGCGTATCTGACCGAGCAGGGCATGCGCTGCCGCTACCTGCACAGCGAGATCGAGACGATGGATCGCGTGGAGATTCTGCGCGATCTGCGCCTGGGTGAGTACGATGTGCTCGTCGGCGTCAATCTGCTGCGCGAAGGCCTCGACCTGCCGGAGGTCGCGCTGGTGGCGATCATGGACGCGGACAAGACGGGATTCTTGCGTTCGCCGACGTCGCTGATTCAGCAGATGGGCCGCGCCGCCCGCAATGTCGACGCCACCGTGATTCTCTACGCCGATCAGATCACCGAGGCGATGAGCAAGGCGATGAACGAATGCGAGCGGCGTCGCGAGAAGCAGCTTGCGTACAACGCCGAGCACGGCATCACGCCGCAGACGATCCGCAAGGCGATTCGTCAGGGATTGGACATGGAGCTGCGCGCCCACAAGACGGCCCGCGAAGCGATCCACGCCGACGAGCCGGAGTACGAGCGCACCGAGCTGATCGCCATGCTCGAAGCCGAGATGCTCGAAGCCGCCGAGGCGCTCCAGTTCGAGAAGGCCGCCGCGCTGCGCGACCGGATCAAGCACATTCAGGAAACCCCCGACCAGGGCCCGATCAGCAAAGGCGACATCGAACCCGCCCATCCCAAAGCCGGCACCCCCGGCACGCGCGTCATCAAAAAGACGAAGAAGAATCGGGCGAAAAAGGGATGA